The DNA segment ttttgacttgttttcactttgtttcttcaccattacttctaaatcacatacgccctgtaaaatagaagtaaatgacattaaatacatgattttatcactcaaacatagcaaaagtataggtttaaagacaagataagttggtaaaataccaacttatcaggtaatcaacataaaataaaatcaaaaccgtctttgtgattattgtttgactTTTAGCATGTTAAAgttagtaggcaagcctgattaggacttcctgtTTGAGTTATGTCATAAATCCGActctgctgttatcacttagataccatgtttaggatcttaatttagaccttaattatgtttgagtcatgttgtttatgtgtactgtgtggaggtatatctgagccttttactGGTCTTCCATGAtccccttaattgaagtcctacttgtttattatatgtcgccttagtattttacctttaaacttgatGGTTTAGCTAGAAATGCCTTTTATAGGATAGGTTTCCTAAATTcatccgggactgataggaagggatgggtaaccgcatgcaataggggtcgataccaaccctcgctttaattaccttcacggggcgggaaagtatagatatggatatgatgaccggtgcgttaataccacgcgtagcccctctttgaggagtgtcatatcgagtattgcattgatgtgatccatattataaacaaacctaggataccccctttacattcccaaatatgtttagattgtaattctttttcaaAATATTGTTTTTCATTAACTGCTTTCCAAACATCTATGTACTTAACTTAAATCCCATTCTATTTGAGCCATGCTTGtttacttgctacttgtacaaattcacaaaaactatttggtcgggaaccacactagtggatcctgaggggtgcctaacaccttctccttaggataatttcaagcccttaccctgtctctggctaccaaacatagttataaatgaaccttatatgtgccctaatgcaccttaaatcgttaggtggtggctcttcaaaaatgcaaacccccctttccaaaaggagagagttgtcccaaccaaaattgtcataaacccgatttcgcgagaaaaatgggggggggggggcgataGCATGACGACTTTGCTTGGGATatttaggattttaccatttcataccgttttTGTGAATTGTACCCTCCCTATGtataattatttgtttaattcctttaagcatttaatttcttattcaaaagcaaaactgacatatatttcttatttccttcctttataagtgctttaaattataaaactgctatatttattgctttcttaacgtgcaaatacatgtcaacatgcttttaattattgcataatcatgctcaacatcatactccacacgtgccaaacaaatactatagcaacgcttgatgagtggttgcgcccttcctatatcattaccccctaaattcggaaaggcttatttgcggtaaaactagttgatCAGCGGTGCAGCTGACAGTTTCGTGCCTTCCCCCGTGAGTTgcccgctcaagggtaccagtataAAACCCCATataaaccttactctgtttaaattgtgcatgcatcgtGGTCCAACCTAGCCAGATCAGttatgttatccacataatgatcctttaagataagacttatccaaagtccattgggttttccataatcccaacggacgcaatcatgttttgtgcattaatttagaGAACTAAATATCGATGTGCTGGTCacaaatgtataaatagtcgagtccggtgggggtatggtctaaccctttcatttttcataaaatgAGTCACAAGGTCCCcagttttggtatggttagcatgcCCCCACTCTTTCTTgattggtggaggagtcttccatcgaaTGACCAAATCAATTAGCGGAAAGAGAGGGtcgccaaagctagcaaaaagttggaatatctgcaatacagtctgctggaattggaaggaaaagtgaggaagagagtcaccgactgccggAACActaagggaaacgaaggagaacacttGGCATTCGaagttctccaagtctattttgggatttgtctatttttatattatgaaatgaatcaTTTATTGGCATTCGaagttctccaagtctatttgttgctaggcctacctcaggcacaaagatgttcccaaattaggacacgctttacattcccgcacaaTGTGTttaatattgcaatactttttataatactcactaacttgattaccttttgttttatttttatttttattattcccccacccagaggttagttcgtgcactctgacatcatcatcttatttcgcaagatccaagggccctccacccactccccCTCTTAATCCCTATAAAGGCAAGTATAAAATGGATGAattaaacaacatcaggaaggagaacatagctgaatgggtagaggccactgatggctagggtattcgggttcctaacgattatgtgtcacaacttgaacagaaactgttgaaatataaggaagagctcgatcaggatCGAAATCTGACAAACCTGTCATTCtccctcaacaccccagatatcaacttccccaatgctcaaaaccctacacctcctcaaaatatcccaaaatagcAGAATCATCCTCCACCTCATCATCacgctgctccaccaaagaacaaaTGCAACACCTACCAtatcccaaacaacactccactactcatcccagaacctcagaactccacaaacaaccatttccacacccatacactaggccaccataacactcctatctgcgtggagaccatgccacgcTTCACCCAACCTATATCATGCACacttgagtctgatgaaaaggatctgcttattagGAACATGGccaaggaacttaagaaactaacCAACCAGATTCAGGGCATTGAGGGaagtaaaggaatcgaggggctgaactatgaggaccttttcatacaacctgatgtcgaactgcctaaggggtacaaacctcctaagttcgaaatgtttgatggtacgagtgatccaaaggtccatctaaggacatattgtgacaagctaGTTAGAGTAgagaaggatgaaaggatccgcatgaagttgttcatgaggagaTTGAAAaaagatgcattatcttggtacatcagctaagatcccaagaagtggtcaagctgggtgggcatggcatctgactttatggacagattcatgtttaacacagagaatgcaccagacgtgttctatatccagaatttgaaaAAGAAGCCCACGGAGATGTTTCGTGAGTATgttactcgctggaggtccgaagctgctaaggtcagacccgccttagaagaagaacaaatgaacaagttctgtgtccgggcttaggacccgcagtactatgaacggctgatgatgattgagaatcacaagttctctgatattatcaaattaggtgaaagaattaaagaaggtattaaaagtggtatggttacaaatttcgaagccttgcaagccacgaataaggctttacagtccggtggtatgtccaagaaaagggacgtaggtgccgtgatggttgcacaaaggaccaagtctcccctgaaataccaagcttacccaacaccttcactcacataccagccaacccgaaattaccaagcaccctcataccaagctctgccaccaacttatcaatcatctccacctcctacatatcaacctacttcacccagctACTCCCAACCCgatcatgtctaccaaacttataatgctcaaccatcccactatcaatcaccctctgcacgccaaaatttccctagaccccaacccaattttgatcgcagacctccaaaacaatatacaaccatcgctAAACCTATCGACAGTTGTATAATAGGCTCAAAGCTGCTAgatatgtcacccctatccctgctgcgACCCCTAggaatccttctcagtgggttaacccaaacaagtcctatgcataccactccagcatgaaagggaacaccatcgatgaatgccgctccttgaaagacaagatacagtctttgattgataacaagatgaTTGTGGcgaaggaacccgctccaaatatCCGGAACAACCCTATGCAAGaacataagggtggaggtatccacacgattgaagtagaagatgactgggatcccgaaggatcaatcgggttgatcgcagaaggtgatgacccgaagaaaccgacaattactctcaatccaatcatagtccagatccaaccatctaaggacgctgaggtgaatatgtctatacctcttaAGTTTGAAGCAGTGCCATCCGGAAAGGCACCAGCACCAATGGAGGTTGAATTCGTGTATTCGGCAAATGCACCCACAcaatttgaggttgcagtcttgccacccaaggcacatgttccattcgaaGTGAGGATAGTCGCTctgatcccagtggcgatgtctaACATGCCACCCTTCTATACAAATaatgtaccctgggactatacaaccgaggcgaaaaggaagggcaaggtcaggattgaagaaactgtcgcaaCACAGGGTATGACATGAATTTGTaaagtctatacccctgaacatttTGTAGAATcgagcaagcaggcctccaaccagccacccctcattgagacatgtccggacgacctttggaggaaaatacaggccaaggaatattcgttcatcgaccagttgaacaagaTGCCAGTGCAAATATCCATTCTTTCTTTACTCCAAAATTTTGAGACGCAtaagaatgctttgttaaaggtgctaaatgaagcgtacgtaccaagtaacatcactagcggggaagtggctaatatggtaggacaagtgctggaaagccatgaAATCACCTTTTATGAGGATGAACTACCACCTAAAGgtctggggcacaacaaagcactacatATCACCTCACAATACGAAGATCACTTCATCACCaaaatcctgatcgatggagatTCTAGTCTTAACATTTGCCCactagtaacactcaagaagttgggtaaaggattgcatgagataaaggatggagcaatcaatgtgaaagccttcgatggttctcagaggtccaccattagTGAGATTAGcctatgcctgcagatgggaccaacctggtttgGGGTTGATTTTCGggtaatagatgtaccagcatcttacaacttgctactgggatgaccgtggattcatgctgctggggacATAGCATCAACGGTGCATCAGGCAGTAATGTTTGAAtagaatcaccaggaagtgatcatccATCGCGATGGTGGCAACCTTATATACAGTCGCTAGACTATTccggcgatcgagggaagaaggaagctaggtggagaaacttaccaccacattaaTCATGTCAATGCTATCgataaagacaaatggtgggatagcaaaatcgagagtatactaagttggagtgggtacgaatctggcaaagggctcggcaagaacctccaaggaatatCTAAAcatataaaactcaagaaacttGGCACTACCTTTgatttgggatatgaatacacctgggaagaattcaatagctGGTCGCCACCATGCCGCGGTCCTTACTACcaactagagcagccaatactgcatctggagcagaccttccatcaagccgacattatttatggttCATATGAAGAAGAAGCATTTGCAGCAATAAAGAACTCATTTCTAGAGAACAGTGATGTGGACTGTTGCATTATTCTCGAGAAGGAGGAagtcccttccatacaggctgtgagcagaggaacgcatctcaagaattggaccatcggGACAACCAATGCTTGATGAGCCTcgggcattactattacttatcttgatgaaccaatgactgttaTATGCAATGACACAACGGAACAAACGGACatggattcagaggaagatgacatacctgacaagattgtcaaagaagttgagaactttgagaacagatcAATTCCAAGCTGGACGAaaccgaaattgtcaacctgggagatgcaaaaaatgtcaaggaaatgcgaatcaacattcacctatcgccatcagagaagaaaaaattacacagaatttctaaaggagtatgaagacatattcctggtcgtatgatgacatgactgatctgagtacatctattgtggctcacaaactgccaaccgatccaatgtgtccaccggtaaagcaaaagcttagaaagttcaagcaagatatgagtttgaaaatcaaggaagaagtcaccaagcagatcaacgctaaggttcttagggtagtagaataccggACATGGTTAGACAACATTGTGCTAGtggcaaagaaggatgggaaggtcagagtctatgttgactaccgggatctcaaccgggccagtctgaaatacgacttccctttgctgaatatacacatcctgattgataattgcgccaagcatgaggtacagtcatttgtagattacttcgctggttatcatcagatctggatggatgaggaagatgctgagaaaacagctttcattacaccacggggagtgtactgttacaagataatGCCATTCAGCCTGAAtaatgtaggggccacctacatgatgGCCATGaataccatcttccatgatatgatacacaaggagatagaggtatatgtggatgatgttattatcaaatctattAATTCCACTAACAACATagaagatctgagaaagttcttcaatagactatgGAGATACAACCTGAATCTAACCCCACAAAGTGAGCATTTAGGGTTGCTACTGGGAAATTGCTTCGGTTTATTATGAGCCGTCTAGGAATAGAACTGGACCTATCAAAAGTCAaatccattcaagaactaccaccgctaaggaacaagaaggatgtgatgagtttattgggaaggcttaactacatcaaccGATTCACaacacagtctacagttatttgtgagccGATATTTAAGATGTGAAAGAAGGACACcaccaccaaatggaccgatgactgccaaaatgccttcgacaaaatcaaggagtacctgtcaagaccaccagtcttagtcctgcCCGAGCTatgtagacccttattactctaccttgcagcgCTAGATAGAGCTTTCGGCTGCGTTCTAGGGTAGCATGATGAAATAcggaggaaggaacaagccatttattatcttagtaaCAAGTTCACCCCGTTGAGGCCCGATATTCTGTATTGGAACGCACTTGTTGttctttgacttgggtagctcagaagttgagacattacttctgcacCTATACTACATATATCATATAGAGAATGGATctcttgaagtacatcttttagaagtcCATGCCCACCGGCATgttagccaagtggaaaatcatgttgagtgagttcgacattgtttacgtaactcataaagcaatcaagggacaagcattagCAAACCACCTTGTTGAACACctcgtggatggaggatacgaacccctaaaaatgtattttcctgatgaagaggtatcattcataagagaagacattgcaaaatcctatgacggttggagaatattcTTCGATAGagtagcaaacttcaaaggagttggcataggagcaatcCTGATAttagaaatcggtcagcattatccggtgtctgccaaacttaggttcccctacaccaacaatgtggccgagtatgaagcctgcatctcaggactcaaaatggccattgacatgaacgttcaagagctgttAGTGATTGTAGATTCAGACtttcttatacatcaggtacgagacgattggacaaccaagaactctaGGATACTCCAGTATTTGCATCACGTAtgggaattgagaaagaggttcacaaagacggaattccagcatgttcccagaatccagaatgagtttgccaatgcgttggctaccctatcatctctGATACAACATCCCAAGAAGAATTTCATTGATCACAttccggtgaaaatccataattagccagcttactgtgcccatgttgaagaggaagcagatggaaagccttggtttcatgatatcaaggaatatttagcaaaagagagtacccggagcttgcgaatcctactcagaaacgcataATTTGGAGAttttccaacaacttctttcatagcggaggaatatTGTATAGGAGGACTCATAATTTAGAATTATTAAGATGTGTCAATTGAAAGGAAGCATttaggctactagaggaaattcatgctgggacctgtggccccacatatgaacagttttgtcttgttaaagaagatactccgggaaggttacttttggatgactatggaaacagactacatccaatatgtccggaaatgccaccactgtcagatacatgcagacatgataaaggtacctccaagtgagcttaacacaacaagctcaccgtggacATTCgacgcctggggaatggacgttattggaccaatcaagcctgctgcttccaacggacacatgtttatcctggtagccatcgactatttcaccaaatgggtcgaaggagcatcttacaaagcagtgactaagaaagtcatggcagactttgtctgcaaccatattgtttgtcgattcggaattccagagtcaatcattactgataatggcttcaacctcaacagcgacttgataaAAGCTGTATgcaaaactttcaagatcaaacacaagaattacacagcctacaggcctcagatgaatggagttgtagaagccgccaacaagaatatcaagaagatattgaggaatatgataaagaatcacagacagtggcacgagaagttattaTTTCCTCTTTGGGATATCGTACCACAGTCTGTACATCAACAGGgacaaccccctatatgctggtttacggtacagagattgtcattcccgctgaggtagaaatttcttccctaaggatcatacaagaagccaatGACGCATAGTGGGTAAAAAgccgttatgagcaactagaccTTATAGACGAAAAAAGAATGTATACAgcctgccatggtcaactctatcagaatagaatgtccatagccttcaacaaaagagtcaagccaagacagttcacaccggggcagctggtgttgaagaaactTTTACTGCATCAAGATGaatccaaagggaagttctctcccaactggtaggttCCATATATGGTTCACCGAGATATGaaaggaggagccctcatacttgcagaaatggacagagaagtctggcTAAAGACAATCAATTCAtatgcagtcaagcattactatgtgtaatctttatgctttccttatatgatgtaaattgaactatgcctgacatgattcccgtttaagaaggaatgcataggcagccctatgggttcagtcacaattcaataaaaatttcatttcccccacaattggaaactggggcagaattttgagggggaccctcaaaattccgaagtaatttcagccgatcgccaTACGAGCAACAGTtagaaacgtcaacccatcaaactggggcaaaattttgaggaggacccttaaaattccgaaCAAATTTCAGCCGATCGCAATACGAGCAATAGTTAGAAGTGTCAACCcatcaaattggggcagaattttgaggaggaccctcaaaattccatagcaggAGTGGTTGGACTGTCTTGAActacgtcacagtcatcggttcatctaaaagctattttttagTTATACATTTATATCAtacggttcatctaaaagctattttttagTTATACATTTAtatcatacttttacaaaatcatgtatgtttattattgagactgctttgtttagcaacgctaccccaacgaTATAGACGGTATCATAAGATCAAAGTCGAATGAGTCAAGCAAAGCCAATAGGGATACGAGCTAACCTTCCcgctttacaaaactcacgatttttctttgaatgcagacAGTAGGATTGTGAAATAATTAGACATACTGTACGCCCATgtgacaaacattgttcaagaatacaaTTCTCaaaaccgttgcacttgccaacatttgctatcagcacccaccagtgatgttccgtatgtcacaatgatcccagtaatcacaatgccACAATCTGCTAtcaactaagaaaactctactattatttgctattttatttcttgcataaggctactattatgccttccaatatgcataaggctaccattcttcctcccgagactaaacactgtctccatctgtatctgcattgcataaggttactattctgccttccgacttgcataaggctaccattctgccttccgaggttaaccGCTACTTGCATCTTCAtgtgcattgcataaggctactattttgccttccaattTGTATAAGtctacctttcttccttttcGAGACttaacgttgtctccatctgtatttgcaTTACATAATGCTACTATTCTGCT comes from the Nicotiana sylvestris chromosome 4, ASM39365v2, whole genome shotgun sequence genome and includes:
- the LOC138890535 gene encoding uncharacterized protein; amino-acid sequence: MSLKIKEEVTKQINAKVLRVVEYRTWLDNIVLVAKKDGKIWMDEEDAEKTAFITPRGVYCYKIMPFSLNNVGATYMMAMNTIFHDMIHKEIEKSMPTGMLAKWKIMLSEFDIVYVTHKAIKGQALANHLVEHLVDGGYEPLKMYFPDEEVSFIREDIAKSYDGWRIFFDRVANFKGVGIGAILILEIGQHYPVSAKLRFPYTNNVAEYEACISGLKMAIDMNVQELLVIVDSDFLIHQVRDDWTTKNSRILQYLHHVWELRKRFTKTEFQHVPRIQNEFANALATLSSLIQHPKKNFIDHIPVKIHN
- the LOC138890536 gene encoding uncharacterized protein, giving the protein MIKVPPSELNTTSSPWTFDAWGMDVIGPIKPAASNGHMFILRLDKSCMQNFQDQTQELHSLQASDEWSCRSRQQEYQEDIEEYDKESQTVAREVIISSLGYRTTVCTSTGTTPYMLVYGTEIVIPAEVRRRAMTIPAE